Genomic window (Rhododendron vialii isolate Sample 1 chromosome 4a, ASM3025357v1):
ATCCATCTCTGCAACACTTGCTATCTCCTGCTGCCAAGTTACCATTCGTGGAGCACGCCAATGTTGAAAGGAAAAGAGTAGATTCTTTCCACATGCAATAGCATGCACATACACAAttattaagtgctgaatttaagCATTGTTAAATGtagttatcaaacctacttaatcacTTATTACTCAATTCATCCGTTATTAAGTGTTGAATTTGGTTATCAAACAACCCCTAACTAATGGTTTCACATGGTCCGTCTATGTGCACACAATTCTATGGCTTATTCCATTAGCTGGGAATGGCTTGCTTGATTTCTCCGGTTCTATCTaccaaaattttgacttttgctTTCGGCGCAATCGGGGAAGCACTTTGAGAAACAGATTCAAAGCATCAGTAAACCCTCATGACGGCAGATTTTGCAGATGGGACGGAAGAAAACGTAAAAAGGGATAAAAGGAATAATgctcaccacccaagttaggATACCAACAAGATACATATATCACCACCCGAGGATTTAACTAGGGATACATGGAGTAGAGATCGTTCACCACTCAAAGGAATCCTCCTAAGAGATACAGGATGAACAAGAAAATAATTCTTGTCACAAGCCAAATGCTCTATTTTACTTAAGCACACTCTCTAATGATTTCATTCATAAGAAAGGATATAAATAGGACTTGTTGGAACATCTCTTCAacataggaaaaataaacttataTTTTCAAGACACAAATTAAAAGACTTGaccatacaacaacaacaacaacataacataacccatctagtccccaatcattgggggtatgggcgggggatgattggagacagacctaacctttggcaatatatgcacaaagtggctgctctcagaataccactgaaacagtggcccccctaattCTCCAAGAACTGAGGAGCTACATGGACATTTTGTTGTAGAACCATAGACTATATAAAACACTTAGAAACTTAAAAAGACTCTTCGATCGAAGCAATGACTTCTTGAATGACTTTAAGGACTTTAACCGGCATCACCTCATCTAAGGGCTTAAGTCTCCCCAGACACCTCCACAGAATGTCCTCTTTTTTTTAACCGGAAGAATGTCTTATTTGGGCTGCGGAAGTTGAagtactaagagcatctccatttgGTCTTTCAACTCATGTCTTTGGTTGGATTTTATGCAGTTAATGaaacattttacattttgtTGCTCCATTGAAACACTTAAGTAACTTTGTTAGATAAAAAACAGGATCTTGATTTTAGAGCCTCTGAAACCTGTGGTTACAGTTAACTACAAGTGGGATTGCAGAAAATATAACAACAGACTGAGTGCTTTTTCGGTGAATGATTCTTGATCGAATTATTTGGGGATAATAATGTCCAGAAATGGCAGTGAGCCCTTTGCCGGGGACATTCACCAGCGTGTAGATAGTCGCAACTGTCATTATTCAGTACACTTCTGTTGTTCTTCTGTGGTTGTTTATGAAGTTATCAGTCTTGTTTCGGGTGTTATTCACATCTGTTTAATTGTCCTGTATCTACAAAATTTGATCCTCGGATCTTCTTTTATAATGACAATGGCAGTGATTTTCTTCTGGAAAATATATTGAGTGAATTAGGGGGGATAATTTCCCTAGCCCAatccatttttgaaaaagacaggAATCCATTCTTTGTTCAGCTACCCATATGAGAAAAGAAGTTTCTAGAAGAACCTGGGACCCAAACAAAACTTGAGAAATATTGCAGATAATGTATAAGGATAAACTGAGTAAATGAGTGGACATAAATTTGCTTAAACCAGTAGAAAACCACAAAGCATTATCTGCTAATAAAAGATAATAAAATCATAAACCTCTTCAGCTGTACTTTTCTACATCCATGGAGCTCCAGTTTCCTTCAATTCCTCTGCTCTTATCTTTCCTCCTCTTCGTTTTCATGGTATTCAAAATTGCCAAGAAAACCAGATCCAAGACTTCGAGTCCAAAGCTTCCCCCGGGGCCATGGAAGCTCCCTCTCATAGGAAACATGCACCAACTTGCAGTTTCAGGCTCACTACCCCACCACATCTTGAGAGAGATGGCTAGAAAATACGGGCCGTTGATGCTCCTAAAACTCGGCAAGGTCTCCACCATCATCATCACTTCACCGGAAATCGCCAAAGAGGTTTTGAAAACACATGACATCATCTTTGCTCAAAGGCCTTTCCTTCTTGCTTCAAGAATTCTATCTTATGATGCCACAAACATCGTGTTTTCGCCCTACGGTGATTACTGGAGACAAATGAGGAAAATATGTGTGATGGAACTTTTAAGCTCAAAGCGCGTCCAAACATTTCAGGGTATCAGGGAAGAAGAGGTCTCGAATCTCATCAGGTCAATTTCACAAGAAAGGGAATTACACATCAATCTAAGCAAGAAAATTTACTCCTTGACATTTGGGATTGTTGGTAGAGCGGCATTTGGGAAGAAAAGCAAATACCAAGAAGAACTCATTTCCATTGTCGAGGAGGCTAAGCCCTTGGTAGCAGGCTTCACTATTGTTGACATGTACCCATCAGTGAAACTGCTTGAAGTGATCACCGGATTTAGGCGTAAGCTTGAGGTAATGAGCGAAAAACTGGATCAGGTACTTGAAAGCACTGTTAGGGAgcataaagaaagaaagaaagcagaaagtggaaaaggagaagcagaaggaGAGGATCTAGTCGACGTTCTTCTAAGAATTCAGAAGCAAGGTGACCTTGAATTTCCATTGACCGATGATAACATCAAAGCAGTCCTCTTGGTTAGTATCCTTCATCTCTCTACATGAAATGATAAATCTACATATATGGTCTGCCATACTTGTGTTTCGTGGAAAAAATAGTTCTTCGATTTGGAAAATGATAGGAAAACTCAGGCCCTCAAGCAGAAAAGCATCAACCACTACTaaaaccaaatatatatatcaagGTGGCGTGCATGTATGCTGGCTCCCAAGTCACAATCAAAATCGAAGTATTTCAGAGCACGCAGATACAGGAGAAAAAACGAAGTGGCTGTTGACAAAAACTGAAGCATGCATGAATTCGGATTTAGCAGTTAAGACAAAATATTCAAGCACTTCCGTTATGGGCAGTGTTGGGATTGACAATTGCCTTGCATAACTTCCAAGACTAAGTTGGTTCAAGACTTTAGCCgaatttttcatcaaaatatAACAAATACAAGCATACTATTTCAAAAGTAGAACAGAAAAAGAGTACCATTTCCACATTGAGTAAAATTGTTTACAAGTTAACTGAGGCTGAAATCCATTTGAGACCTTTTTAGTTGTGACATAACATTGTTCATCAAGAAGCAGACGACTCAATGGGTGAAGAAAAACAACGTCTAATAATTGTTTGTATCTCACCGACGCGTGCTGCAACTTTCATTGAAGATTTGAGGCCTGACATACCTAGTCCACATAGATGtgctttttaatttttcttgctcTAATGTACCTATCAGTGTGTCTCTTCAAAACAGTTGAAGTGGATTATGACTAACCCGTTTTCAAGAGCACTCAAGGCAGTGTTAGTAATAAATAACCTAAACTGATTATAGCAATCCCACAAATTTCAGGATATTATCACTGCTGGAAGCGAGACGTCATCAACAATTGTAGAGTGGGCAATGTCAGAACTGCTGAAAAACCCGCTACTGCTGAAAAGAGCACAAGATGAAGTTAGAGATGTGTTCGATAAGAAAGGAAATGTTGATGAAACAGGCCTTCGCGAATTAAAGTACTTGAACTCAATAGTCAAAGAAACCTTGAGGCTACATCCCTCTGCACCTCTGTTAGTTCCTAGAGAATCGAGTGAAAAATGCATAGTCAGCGGATATGAGATACCTGCCAAGACTAAAGTCATTGTTAATGCGTGGGCTATTGGGCGAGATCCCACATACTGGACTGAAGCAGAGAAGTTTGATCCAGAGAGGTTCATCGACAGTGAAATCGATTACAAAGGAACAGATTTCAAATATATCCCATTTGGCGCTGGAAGAAGGATATGCCCAGGCATATCATTTGCTCTTCCTAACATGGAGCTCCCACTTGCACAGTTGCTGTACCACTTCGATTGGAAACTCCCCAACGGAATGAAACACGAAGAGCTAGACATGGAAGAGAGATTCGGTCTGACTGTAAGAAGAAAGCATGATCTTTACTTGATTCCCATTCCTTATAATCATCGTTCTCCTGATAAATAAGGCCACAAGGGATTCATGTTAGATTTTTATTTCAGATTGTCCAATCTTTGCACTTGCTGTAGTAGACAGTACGAACGAACTAAGAAGTTATCGATTCGTAGATGGATAACTGTTATCCTTGTATGTGAGATATTAAGTTCTGGTCACGGTAAAGCATCCTTAATGAATGTCAGTGTTTCAATTCCCTTGGATGAAataaccaaacctcaccaacaTTTAGACAAATGTGATGGAGGGCAATATGTCATGAGTAGCAACTTTATTTTGTTGAAATCGAAAACGAAAAAAAGTTGTGGTTATGATCTATGAGGTACCGGAACCTGTACCTATAATAAAAGCCGGAGTAAGTTTCCAGCGCCGATGACTTCTCCGGCAAACTTCTCGGCACCAGCGACTTTTCCGGTAAACTTTCTGGCTCCGACGACTTTCCCTGCGATTTAAGGAAAAGAGTAGATTCTTTCCACGTGCAATAGCATGCACATACACAAttattaagtgctgaatttaagCATTGTTAAATGTAGtttatcaaacctacttaatcacTTATTACTCAATTCATCCGGTATGAAGTGTTGAATTTGGTTATCAAACAACCCCTAACTAATGGTTTCAAATGGTCCGTCTATGTGCACACAATCCTATGGCTTATTCCATTATCTGGGAATGGCTTGCCCGATTTCTCC
Coding sequences:
- the LOC131322357 gene encoding cytochrome P450 71D10-like, which codes for MELQFPSIPLLLSFLLFVFMVFKIAKKTRSKTSSPKLPPGPWKLPLIGNMHQLAVSGSLPHHILREMARKYGPLMLLKLGKVSTIIITSPEIAKEVLKTHDIIFAQRPFLLASRILSYDATNIVFSPYGDYWRQMRKICVMELLSSKRVQTFQGIREEEVSNLIRSISQERELHINLSKKIYSLTFGIVGRAAFGKKSKYQEELISIVEEAKPLVAGFTIVDMYPSVKLLEVITGFRRKLEVMSEKLDQVLESTVREHKERKKAESGKGEAEGEDLVDVLLRIQKQGDLEFPLTDDNIKAVLLDIITAGSETSSTIVEWAMSELLKNPLLLKRAQDEVRDVFDKKGNVDETGLRELKYLNSIVKETLRLHPSAPLLVPRESSEKCIVSGYEIPAKTKVIVNAWAIGRDPTYWTEAEKFDPERFIDSEIDYKGTDFKYIPFGAGRRICPGISFALPNMELPLAQLLYHFDWKLPNGMKHEELDMEERFGLTVRRKHDLYLIPIPYNHRSPDK